The following DNA comes from Bacteroidales bacterium.
GCTGGCAGTTTACCTCATCAGTAGTACTGACATCATGGTAATAAAGGATGTCGATATAATCTGTTCTCAACCTTTTCAGGCTTGTTTCGAATTTTTCTGCAAATCGTTGGGAAAGATCTCCGGGCGTTTTCTCATATATTTTCGTTGCCAGGACAAATGAATCACGGTCTTTTCCGGCAAAAAAATCACCCAGCATTTCTTCCGTTTTACCGTTCTGGTATCCGTTGGCCGTATCAAAATGAATGACTCCCGAATTATAGGCCGCCCTTACCACAGGCAAATGATTAGAACTTACTCCCATACTCAGTACGGGCAGTTGAATTCCTGTTTTCCCCAGCGTGCGGCGGGGTAAAGTCTCTTTTTTGCAGGAGTTGCTTCCTTTTGTTGTTTGTTCTCCCAGAACAAATCCGACTCCGGCAGCAGCAGATAATTTCAGAAAATCACGCCTGTTAACCTGGTTTTCCATTATAATTAAGGCATTGTAAAAAAATAAATGTATCACTTTGTTCTTTTTCTTTTTGACGCCGCAAAAAGAAACAAAAACGGCTTGGCGATTTAAATGTGCTTCGCCTATCGGCTTTGCTTGAACGGAAAATCGGCAATATGGAATGCTCCGCATTGATAAACGGGCTTACGCCCGGGAGGAATTCTACAAGTACACGGAGATAATACCTCAGATTGTTGTGTTTATCTATTGACAATTCTTAAGATATTTTATCTTCCCAGCCATAATATCGCCCGCTGAAAAGCTATCCGGAAATTTTTATCCCTGAAGATCCCTGGACCATGGCCGGGTACGATGCCGACTATCTTACCCTTGCCGTACTGATGTGTATACATGATCACCGGATCGCTGTCCGGATGATCGGTGACCAGTAAAGGGTGTATTTCCGGGGAACTCCACATTTTTCCGTATATTTCGTCGTGAAGAAGAAAACTTTCATCTATTCCCTGGGTGATAAAATGCTTTTTATCTACCACTTTCACAGGAATATCCACATCGTGTTTGTATTTTGACACGCCATATTCCACTCCATCCACATCCTGATGACTCATGAAATATTTTATACCGGCTATTTTAGCAAATTCAGGCCATGTATTATAGGTCAGCAAACCATCATGCAGGATAAAAACAGGCTTTCCCCCGCTCACTGCCTTTATCAGGTTTTGCCTGCTTGCTTCCGGGAATTCTTCCAGGCAAATATCATAAAACAGGATGACATCATATTTATCCGTATTTTCCGGTTTGAACAATTCCTGTGACTCCCGGTTATTGTATACCTTCCATGTAATATTTTCAAGACTTTCCAACAATGGAGCGTAAAGTGCAGTATCCAGCTTTTCGTTCATTCCCGAAATCATGGCTAAACGTATAGATTTTTCTTTACAGGAAGAAGAGATCACAATACCTGCCAATAATACTATTTTTAAAGCTTTCCTAAACATTTTCAATTGGTTTTGTTATTCGCTGTTACTCATGGGACCGGCTGCGCCTAAGTTCGCCGAGCTAAAGGTTATCGATTCTCAATTCTCAATTCTCAATTCTTATTTAGTATTCCGCCAATAAAGTCAGCCATTTTCCGGCCGACGTAACCCAAACTTCCTTATAACAGGCATTGTTCACCTGGGGCCAATACGGGATGTCCTCATTATCAAGGCTGCGTATCCCTACCGGCATTTCCCCTACCATTTCCCCGGAAGAAAAACTGTCCATCTGGGGATAGTTGTGTCCTTCACCGTATATCAGGGACTGTCCGAAAGGATTTTTTCCGACGGTCCAATACAACTGTTCCTTTCCAATACCTAGCAGTTCGTTATCCTTAAGGAAGTTTCCGCAAATGGCAGCTGCTTTTCCCATGGAAAGGTGTATGGCTGTATTGCCGTTGAAGATACTGAACCAGACGGGGAAACGTTTCAGGTAATGTTTGCTGTCTAACTGAAGTCCTCTCTTTACCTGCTCCACATACAATTCTTTTGCATTAGAGGGTGGAAAGAGATGTAGGCTATAAAAACTTGTTGAGTCCTTGTGTTCATCTATATGATACACACCGCCGGGCAACATGCCGTAAGGCGCTGTGTACTGCATCAGGCCTTTCAGGTATTCGCCGTGCAGACGGATGGATTCCGTCCATTTATTATAATCGGGATGTCTGGGTTGTGTTTCGCAAAGCAAAGCTATTGCCTGCATATACACCTGTTCACGTGACTGGTGTATATAATGGACAATGGATTGTTTTGATTTATCGCGGTAGAAGAATCCTTTGGTTTTGTTTTTATCACCCAGAGGCTCTTTCCGTTGGCAATCCAGGGTATATTTGATGTATTCGGCTGCCAGCCCGGCATAGTACGGTTCTTTGGTCAATTTATACAACATGCTGGCTGCCCATGAAATAGTGGCCATATACTGGCTTTCGGAAGTATTATAACTATGCTCATAAAAATGGATAAAGCCGCCATAGCCCGATTCGGCATGTTTTTTCATGGCAAATTCAAAGTCATCTTTGGCTACACGCCGGAGATGTTCCTGTAACATCGGGTCGCGGTCGATAGTTAAGGCAGCATAAGCTTCGTAAGCGGCATACAGGAAATTATCGAAGGCCAGGTTCTGTACACGGACACTTGTGATATCATCCAGTGTTCCGAATACACCGTCCTGCCAGATCAACAACCCGACACTACTGGCACGGTATCCGTCGCCATAACGGTTACGCAGCACAAATTCCAGTCCCCATTCGGCTTCTTCGAGCAAACGGGCGGCAAGGGCAGGGTTTTTATCTTTCTGGTTATTGTAGGCTTCCAATAAGGCATAGGTGACATCTCCCGTCTGTAAAGTCTGTTGCGATAAATCACCGGCATCATGCCAACCACCGGCATAGGATATCATTTTTCCGTCGTGTTTGGAACAAAGATCGGTATGGCAGGTGCCGTGCTTTCCGGGAACCGGATAACCGCAACGCTGGCAGAAAATAAAGTTCAGCACGCGCCACATGGAATTTTCCCAGATATGCTGGTCGATACGGAAAGATGGAGTAAGAACATTGCCGACCTTTAGCCGGTAATCACCGGACTCGTTAAAGGCAGTGAAATCCAGCACATCAAATTCACCGATGGTGGTTTTTTCCTGTTTTATCTGCCCGTTAAAAACAGCCTTTCCGGTTTGTGCATTCATCACTTGAAACCGGTTATTATGCAGGGATTTATCCATATTGACAATGGCAGTTTTATCACTGTTCAGCATGTACCCGGTTGTAGAATAGACTATT
Coding sequences within:
- a CDS encoding ThuA domain-containing protein, encoding MFRKALKIVLLAGIVISSSCKEKSIRLAMISGMNEKLDTALYAPLLESLENITWKVYNNRESQELFKPENTDKYDVILFYDICLEEFPEASRQNLIKAVSGGKPVFILHDGLLTYNTWPEFAKIAGIKYFMSHQDVDGVEYGVSKYKHDVDIPVKVVDKKHFITQGIDESFLLHDEIYGKMWSSPEIHPLLVTDHPDSDPVIMYTHQYGKGKIVGIVPGHGPGIFRDKNFRIAFQRAILWLGR
- a CDS encoding glycoside hydrolase family 9 protein, translating into MKIRTTLAVLAISFYGASSFAQTKLTQDPVLEKEIIKTGLIHSPLSLNTENSFETNGLKKKISTVSTLCDMKTINGWSHSGQGRMSHSKQKTVSGNGSLRIEYPTYTGKRAKGSPSDPDYATYGNVGVTYQTGEANWENYNRIEFYIYPDCDGARVVNLNLSFHNNGSSDSPGPRSASHLINLVNKQWNRCFLDIGDFQRNKVSRIGFNVSIKGKDRTSGDSAIYYIDKIELQQVDDPEIVSGWLPGKNKIVYSTTGYMLNSDKTAIVNMDKSLHNNRFQVMNAQTGKAVFNGQIKQEKTTIGEFDVLDFTAFNESGDYRLKVGNVLTPSFRIDQHIWENSMWRVLNFIFCQRCGYPVPGKHGTCHTDLCSKHDGKMISYAGGWHDAGDLSQQTLQTGDVTYALLEAYNNQKDKNPALAARLLEEAEWGLEFVLRNRYGDGYRASSVGLLIWQDGVFGTLDDITSVRVQNLAFDNFLYAAYEAYAALTIDRDPMLQEHLRRVAKDDFEFAMKKHAESGYGGFIHFYEHSYNTSESQYMATISWAASMLYKLTKEPYYAGLAAEYIKYTLDCQRKEPLGDKNKTKGFFYRDKSKQSIVHYIHQSREQVYMQAIALLCETQPRHPDYNKWTESIRLHGEYLKGLMQYTAPYGMLPGGVYHIDEHKDSTSFYSLHLFPPSNAKELYVEQVKRGLQLDSKHYLKRFPVWFSIFNGNTAIHLSMGKAAAICGNFLKDNELLGIGKEQLYWTVGKNPFGQSLIYGEGHNYPQMDSFSSGEMVGEMPVGIRSLDNEDIPYWPQVNNACYKEVWVTSAGKWLTLLAEY